In Streptomyces sp. NBC_00878, a single window of DNA contains:
- a CDS encoding NAD(P)/FAD-dependent oxidoreductase: protein MRIAIIGAGVAGLATAKVLTQAGHEVRVFDKSPDVGGVWSRTRRYPGVTTQSPKAQYSLSDFPMPKSYPEWPSGAQVQAYLAQYAAEFGLESALRLDTEVTAARPVGDGRWTLATRDAVGAESVEGFDRLVVANGVFCEPLVPAYPGLEEFTAAGGRLRAATEFHDAEEARDQHVLVVGYGKSACDVAAAISGVAAGTDVIARQLLWKVPRKIAGFVNFKLLLLTRLGEGLFRYLRLRGFEKFVHGPGNGLRRRMINSIGSVSVRQFGLAKLGLVPAGHLEDIVRGAIGLASEGFFEGVADGSITVHRDRTITRLRGGHGGPAAELSDGSTLRADLVLCATGFTQGVPFLPAETRQRLLDERGNFMLYRQILPLGVPGLYFNGYNSSFFSPLNAEMAALWIAADLAEAVALPDPEAMRRAVVEQLAFMDEATDTHHCRGTKIIPFSMHNVDEVLGDLDLNIGATVRASHWLGAVNPAAYRRVTPLLLRRLTPSGPRPEPGSTGLMPVDSVSGNEEVPFDLR from the coding sequence ATGAGGATCGCGATCATAGGCGCCGGCGTCGCCGGACTCGCCACCGCGAAGGTGCTGACCCAGGCCGGCCACGAGGTGCGGGTGTTCGACAAGTCCCCGGACGTCGGCGGTGTGTGGAGCCGGACCCGGCGCTACCCGGGCGTGACGACGCAGAGCCCGAAGGCGCAGTACTCGCTCTCGGACTTCCCCATGCCCAAGAGCTATCCGGAATGGCCCAGCGGCGCCCAGGTCCAGGCCTACCTCGCCCAGTACGCCGCCGAGTTCGGCCTCGAATCCGCCCTGCGCCTGGACACCGAGGTGACGGCGGCGCGCCCGGTCGGCGACGGCCGCTGGACGCTCGCTACCCGCGACGCCGTGGGAGCGGAGTCCGTCGAGGGGTTCGACCGGCTCGTCGTCGCGAACGGAGTGTTCTGCGAACCCCTGGTCCCGGCGTATCCGGGCCTTGAGGAGTTCACCGCGGCGGGCGGGCGGCTGCGCGCGGCCACGGAGTTCCATGACGCGGAGGAGGCTCGCGACCAGCACGTCCTCGTCGTCGGCTACGGCAAATCGGCCTGCGACGTCGCGGCGGCGATCAGCGGCGTCGCCGCCGGCACCGATGTGATCGCCCGTCAGCTGCTCTGGAAGGTACCGCGCAAGATCGCCGGTTTCGTCAACTTCAAGCTGCTGCTGCTCACCCGGCTCGGCGAAGGACTCTTCCGCTACCTGCGACTGCGCGGTTTCGAGAAGTTCGTGCACGGCCCGGGCAACGGCCTGCGCCGCCGGATGATCAACTCCATCGGCTCGGTCTCGGTACGGCAGTTCGGCCTCGCGAAGCTCGGCCTGGTTCCGGCCGGCCACCTGGAGGACATCGTCCGTGGAGCCATCGGGCTGGCGAGCGAGGGCTTCTTCGAGGGCGTCGCGGACGGGAGCATCACCGTCCACCGCGACCGGACCATCACGCGGCTTCGCGGCGGGCACGGCGGTCCCGCGGCCGAGCTGAGCGACGGCAGCACGCTCCGCGCCGACCTGGTGCTCTGCGCCACCGGCTTCACCCAGGGCGTGCCGTTCCTGCCCGCCGAGACCCGGCAACGACTGCTCGACGAGCGCGGGAACTTCATGCTCTACCGGCAGATCCTGCCCCTCGGCGTTCCCGGGCTCTACTTCAACGGCTACAACTCCTCGTTCTTCAGCCCGCTCAACGCCGAGATGGCGGCCCTCTGGATCGCGGCCGACCTCGCGGAGGCGGTGGCGCTGCCCGACCCCGAGGCCATGCGCCGGGCGGTCGTCGAGCAGCTGGCGTTCATGGACGAGGCCACGGACACGCACCACTGCCGAGGCACCAAGATCATCCCGTTCTCGATGCACAACGTCGACGAGGTACTCGGTGATCTCGATCTGAACATCGGCGCCACGGTACGGGCCTCGCACTGGCTGGGCGCGGTCAATCCCGCGGCCTATCGGCGGGTGACCCCGTTGCTGCTGCGGCGGCTGACACCGAGCGGGCCGCGACCTGAACCCGGATCCACCGGCCTGATGCCCGTGGACAGTGTCTCCGGAAACGAAGAAGTGCCTTTCGACCTGCGATGA
- a CDS encoding acyl-CoA dehydrogenase family protein, with the protein MRNGYFDDAHEAYRTAWRGFVEHEVVPRQAAWEREGIVGKDVWRLAGEQNLLCPWADSAYGGLGLADLRYEQIMIEELANAAESGLAVPLHSGVVAPYLAEFGTEDQKARHLTGAVSGETLLAIAITEPGAGSDVAAIRTRAVPAPDGDGWLINGAKTFISSGINADLVIVAARTGEDHSIGLFLVAADTPGFTRGRKLDKLGLRTSDTAELFFDDVHVPAADVLGGPDQGFALLMRQFALERLVVAMGAVAHAAAALRETVAYTKQRSAFGRPLAKFQDTRFRLAAMRARITSAQAFVDACVLAHNQGRLTADEAAEAKLVTTELQGQVVDDCLQMFGGYGYMWESVICRRYADARIQRIYGGTSEIMKEIISRSMDL; encoded by the coding sequence ATCAGAAACGGATACTTCGACGACGCCCACGAGGCGTACCGGACCGCGTGGCGTGGCTTTGTCGAGCACGAGGTCGTGCCGAGGCAGGCCGCCTGGGAGCGCGAGGGGATCGTCGGCAAGGACGTCTGGCGGCTCGCGGGCGAGCAGAACCTGCTGTGCCCATGGGCCGATTCCGCTTACGGCGGCCTGGGCCTGGCCGACCTGCGGTACGAGCAGATCATGATCGAGGAACTGGCGAACGCCGCCGAGTCCGGCCTCGCGGTCCCGCTGCACTCCGGCGTCGTCGCCCCGTACCTGGCCGAGTTCGGTACCGAGGACCAGAAGGCCCGCCACCTCACCGGTGCGGTCTCCGGCGAGACGCTGCTCGCCATCGCGATCACCGAGCCCGGTGCCGGCTCGGACGTGGCCGCCATCCGTACGCGCGCGGTGCCTGCCCCGGACGGGGACGGCTGGCTGATCAACGGGGCCAAGACCTTCATCTCCAGCGGCATCAACGCCGATCTCGTCATCGTCGCCGCCCGCACCGGCGAGGACCACTCGATCGGCCTGTTCCTCGTGGCCGCCGACACCCCCGGCTTCACCCGGGGCCGCAAGCTCGACAAGCTCGGCCTGCGGACCTCGGACACTGCCGAGTTGTTCTTCGACGACGTCCACGTCCCGGCCGCCGACGTGCTCGGCGGGCCGGATCAGGGCTTCGCCCTGCTGATGCGGCAGTTCGCCCTGGAACGGCTCGTCGTCGCCATGGGCGCGGTGGCCCACGCAGCGGCGGCACTGCGGGAAACGGTCGCCTACACCAAGCAGCGCTCCGCCTTCGGACGTCCGCTGGCGAAGTTCCAGGACACCCGCTTCCGGCTGGCCGCGATGCGGGCCCGGATCACGTCCGCCCAGGCCTTCGTCGACGCCTGCGTCCTCGCACACAACCAGGGCCGGCTCACCGCGGACGAGGCCGCCGAGGCGAAGCTGGTCACCACCGAACTACAGGGCCAGGTCGTCGACGACTGCCTGCAGATGTTCGGGGGATACGGCTACATGTGGGAGTCCGTGATCTGCCGCAGATACGCCGACGCCCGCATCCAGCGGATCTACGGCGGCACCTCCGAAATCATGAAGGAGATCATCAGCCGCTCCATGGACCTGTAA
- a CDS encoding AraC family transcriptional regulator: MAAPPEDDAPPAYGAPARSVAIHHVRASLRGAQRHGVDVTPLLERAAIPPRLLEVPLARVSPRQFARLTKAVWQALDDELQGLGPQPLKVGTFAMMCHAVVHCSPDLRTALDRGSAFYRLFPGGPQFHLEEKPAEETHEARVVFDLTAFEDPDHYLAESATVVAHRVASWLIRRRIGLTRVEFSYPAPGHALEYDLLYGAPCSFRAPRTALVFDRSVLDRPVLQDEAGLHAFLRRAPGDVLARLDYGSTAAAQVRRLLGQSLPDRMPDPQDVAARLAVSAQTLRRRLAAEGTSFQQIRDQLRRDVAIAALATGTVSIEDISRQLGFSEPSAFHRAFKRWTGSAPRSYQPGGSERLTVEQPAVE; this comes from the coding sequence ATGGCCGCACCTCCCGAGGACGACGCGCCTCCCGCGTACGGCGCGCCCGCCCGCTCGGTCGCCATCCACCACGTGCGGGCTTCACTGCGCGGAGCCCAGCGGCACGGCGTGGATGTCACCCCGCTCCTCGAGCGGGCCGCCATCCCGCCGCGTCTGCTGGAGGTCCCGCTCGCCCGGGTGTCGCCCCGGCAGTTCGCCCGGCTCACCAAAGCGGTGTGGCAGGCACTCGATGACGAGCTGCAGGGCCTCGGGCCACAGCCCCTGAAGGTGGGCACCTTCGCGATGATGTGCCATGCCGTGGTGCACTGCAGCCCCGATCTGCGCACCGCGCTGGACCGTGGCAGCGCCTTCTACCGGCTGTTCCCCGGCGGACCCCAGTTCCATCTGGAGGAGAAGCCGGCAGAGGAGACCCACGAGGCGCGGGTGGTCTTCGATCTCACGGCCTTCGAGGATCCCGATCACTACCTCGCCGAATCCGCCACCGTCGTCGCGCACCGCGTCGCCAGCTGGCTGATCCGCCGGAGGATCGGCCTCACCCGGGTGGAGTTCAGCTATCCGGCGCCCGGCCATGCTCTGGAGTACGACCTGCTCTACGGCGCCCCGTGCTCCTTCCGAGCTCCCCGCACCGCTCTCGTCTTCGACCGTTCCGTTCTCGACCGACCGGTGCTCCAGGACGAGGCGGGGCTGCACGCCTTCCTACGCCGAGCCCCGGGCGATGTCCTCGCCCGTCTGGACTACGGCAGCACCGCCGCCGCCCAGGTGCGCCGGCTGCTCGGGCAGTCACTGCCGGACCGGATGCCGGACCCGCAGGACGTCGCGGCACGGCTGGCGGTGAGCGCGCAGACCCTGCGCCGCCGGCTGGCCGCGGAAGGCACCTCCTTCCAGCAGATCCGTGACCAGCTGCGGCGAGATGTGGCCATCGCGGCGCTGGCCACGGGCACCGTCTCCATCGAGGACATCTCGCGGCAGTTGGGGTTCTCCGAACCCAGCGCCTTCCACCGCGCCTTCAAACGCTGGACCGGCTCTGCTCCCCGCTCCTACCAACCGGGCGGCTCAGAGCGACTCACCGTTGAGCAACCTGCCGTCGAGTGA
- a CDS encoding TIGR03620 family F420-dependent LLM class oxidoreductase, translating into MTVAEETVLGRVGIWTASLDALPPAAAGQIAAELEAQGWGTLWFGEAYGREAFTQAGLLLAATGRMRVATGIANIWARDAIAANAASRTLTAAHGGRFVLGLGVSHRPLVERVRGGSYAKPVAAMREYLTAMAGATFYAAEADEPRPPILIAALGPRMLEVARELADGSHPYLVTPAQTAEVRAALGPDKIVAVEMGAVLTSDRETALRRAHAHLDIYTGLPNYRNNWLRGGFDETDLVRGGSDRLAEALVAWGDEAAILSRVHEHLAAGADHVCVQVLMESPFDVPTEPWRELAPALVGA; encoded by the coding sequence ATGACAGTGGCCGAAGAAACAGTGCTCGGGCGCGTGGGGATCTGGACTGCGAGCCTGGACGCGCTCCCTCCGGCGGCGGCCGGGCAGATCGCGGCCGAACTCGAAGCCCAGGGCTGGGGCACCCTGTGGTTCGGCGAAGCCTACGGCCGGGAGGCTTTCACCCAGGCAGGGCTGCTCCTCGCCGCCACCGGGCGCATGCGCGTGGCCACCGGCATCGCCAACATCTGGGCACGCGACGCGATCGCGGCCAACGCGGCGTCCCGCACCCTGACCGCGGCCCACGGCGGGCGGTTCGTGCTCGGGCTCGGAGTCAGCCACCGGCCGCTGGTCGAGCGGGTGCGCGGGGGCAGTTACGCCAAACCGGTCGCCGCCATGCGCGAGTACCTCACGGCGATGGCGGGAGCGACCTTCTACGCCGCGGAGGCCGACGAACCACGCCCGCCCATCCTGATCGCCGCACTCGGTCCCCGGATGCTGGAGGTGGCCCGTGAACTCGCGGACGGCAGCCACCCGTATCTGGTGACACCGGCACAGACCGCCGAGGTGCGGGCAGCTCTGGGGCCGGACAAGATCGTGGCCGTCGAGATGGGCGCCGTGCTCACCTCGGACCGCGAGACCGCGCTGCGCCGGGCCCACGCCCACCTGGACATCTACACCGGTCTGCCGAACTACCGCAACAACTGGCTGCGGGGCGGCTTCGACGAGACGGACCTCGTCCGCGGCGGCTCCGACAGGCTGGCCGAAGCACTCGTCGCATGGGGCGACGAAGCGGCGATCCTCAGCCGCGTGCACGAGCATCTGGCCGCCGGAGCCGACCACGTCTGCGTCCAGGTCCTGATGGAATCCCCCTTCGACGTACCGACCGAACCGTGGCGAGAGCTCGCACCCGCACTCGTCGGCGCATGA
- a CDS encoding NTP pyrophosphohydrolase encodes MDAPLLVIVDAANVVGSVPDGWWRDRRGAAERLRDLLVPYAAEGLPGHPAPLELLLVVEGGARGVTSVPGVRVDAAPGSGDDRIVELVAEAADRPRLVVTADRELRRRVSELGAEVTGPRTVRP; translated from the coding sequence ATGGACGCCCCGCTTCTCGTGATCGTCGACGCCGCCAATGTGGTGGGGTCCGTGCCCGACGGCTGGTGGCGCGACCGCCGGGGCGCCGCGGAACGCCTGCGGGACCTGCTCGTCCCGTACGCCGCCGAGGGGCTTCCGGGGCACCCCGCTCCCCTGGAGCTGCTCCTGGTGGTCGAGGGCGGCGCTCGCGGCGTCACCTCCGTCCCGGGCGTACGGGTCGACGCGGCGCCCGGCAGCGGCGACGACCGCATCGTGGAGCTGGTCGCCGAGGCCGCGGACCGCCCGCGTCTGGTGGTCACCGCCGACCGCGAACTGCGGCGCCGGGTGAGCGAGTTGGGCGCGGAGGTCACCGGCCCGCGCACGGTCCGCCCATAG
- the dxs gene encoding 1-deoxy-D-xylulose-5-phosphate synthase has translation MPLLTRIRGPRDLDRLSQEQLDQLAGEIRTFLVEEVSKTGGHLGPNLGVVELTIALHRVFESPKDRILWDTGHQSYVHKLLTGRQDFSKLKMKGGLSGYPSQAESEHDVIENSHASTVLGWADGLAKANEVLKRDDHVVAVIGDGALTGGMAWEALNNIADAKDRPLVIVVNDNERSYAPTIGGLANHLATLRTTDGYERFLARGKDILERTPVVGKPLYETLHGAKKGLKDFIAPQGMFEDLGLKYVGPIDGHDIEALESALARAKRFGGPVIVHCLTEKGRGYQPALQDEADRFHAVGKIHPDTGLPIASSGADWTSVFGEEMVKLGKEREDVVAITAAMLQPVGLDRFARAFPERVYDVGIAEQHAAVSAAGLATGGLHPVFAVYATFLNRAFDQVLMDVALHKCGVTFVLDRAGITGTDGASHNGMWDMSILQVVPGLRLAAPRDADQVRAQLREAVEVTDAPTVVRFSKGAVGPAVPAVGRIGGMDVLREPGTDAPDVLLVSVGALAPMCLEIAGLLDKQGISTTVVDPRWVKPVDEAMAPLAEQHRVVVTVEDNSRVGGVGSAVAQALRDAGVDVPLRDFGIPPRFLDHASRKEVLAEIGLTAPDIARQVTGLVSKLDGLPHSRLRPSGGTPTDQPHATVESVRD, from the coding sequence GTGCCGCTGCTGACCCGCATCAGGGGACCGCGCGATCTGGACCGGCTCAGCCAGGAGCAGTTGGACCAGCTGGCCGGCGAGATCCGGACCTTCCTCGTCGAAGAGGTCTCCAAGACCGGCGGCCACCTCGGCCCCAATCTCGGTGTCGTGGAGCTCACCATCGCGCTGCACCGCGTCTTCGAGTCCCCGAAGGACCGCATCCTCTGGGACACGGGCCACCAGTCCTACGTGCACAAACTGCTCACGGGCCGCCAGGACTTCTCGAAGCTGAAGATGAAGGGCGGCCTGTCCGGCTACCCCTCGCAGGCCGAGTCCGAGCACGACGTCATCGAGAACTCGCACGCCTCCACGGTCCTCGGCTGGGCCGACGGCCTCGCGAAGGCCAACGAGGTCCTGAAACGCGACGACCACGTGGTCGCCGTCATCGGTGACGGAGCCCTCACCGGCGGCATGGCCTGGGAGGCGCTCAACAACATCGCCGACGCCAAGGACCGCCCGCTCGTCATCGTCGTCAACGACAACGAGCGTTCGTACGCCCCCACGATCGGCGGCCTCGCCAACCACCTGGCGACGCTGCGCACCACCGACGGCTACGAGCGCTTCCTGGCCCGGGGCAAGGACATCCTGGAGCGCACGCCCGTCGTCGGCAAGCCGCTCTACGAGACCCTGCACGGCGCCAAGAAGGGCCTCAAGGACTTCATCGCCCCGCAGGGCATGTTCGAGGACCTGGGCCTGAAGTACGTCGGCCCCATCGACGGCCACGACATCGAGGCCCTGGAGTCCGCGCTCGCCCGCGCCAAGCGCTTCGGCGGCCCCGTCATCGTGCACTGCCTCACCGAGAAGGGCCGCGGCTACCAGCCCGCCCTCCAGGATGAGGCGGACCGCTTCCACGCCGTCGGCAAGATCCACCCCGACACGGGCCTGCCCATCGCCTCCTCCGGCGCCGACTGGACGTCCGTCTTCGGCGAGGAGATGGTCAAGCTCGGCAAGGAGCGCGAGGACGTCGTCGCCATCACGGCCGCCATGCTCCAGCCGGTCGGCCTCGACAGGTTCGCCAGGGCCTTCCCGGAGCGGGTGTACGACGTCGGCATCGCCGAGCAGCACGCGGCCGTCTCGGCGGCCGGGCTCGCCACCGGCGGACTGCACCCCGTCTTCGCGGTCTACGCCACCTTCCTCAACCGCGCCTTCGACCAGGTCCTGATGGACGTGGCCCTGCACAAGTGCGGGGTCACCTTCGTCCTCGACCGGGCCGGCATCACCGGCACCGACGGCGCCTCCCACAACGGCATGTGGGACATGTCGATCCTCCAGGTCGTCCCCGGGCTGCGGCTGGCCGCCCCGCGCGACGCCGACCAGGTCCGCGCCCAGCTCCGCGAGGCCGTCGAGGTCACCGACGCGCCGACCGTGGTCCGCTTCTCCAAGGGCGCGGTCGGCCCCGCCGTACCCGCCGTGGGCCGGATCGGCGGCATGGACGTGCTGCGCGAGCCGGGCACCGACGCCCCGGACGTCCTCCTCGTCTCGGTCGGCGCCCTCGCGCCGATGTGCCTGGAGATCGCCGGCCTCCTCGACAAGCAGGGCATCTCCACGACCGTCGTCGACCCGCGCTGGGTCAAGCCCGTCGACGAGGCCATGGCCCCGCTCGCCGAGCAGCACCGCGTGGTCGTCACCGTCGAGGACAACTCCCGCGTCGGCGGCGTCGGTTCGGCCGTCGCCCAGGCCCTGCGCGACGCGGGCGTGGACGTACCGCTGCGCGACTTCGGTATCCCGCCCCGCTTCCTCGACCACGCCTCCCGCAAGGAGGTGCTGGCCGAGATCGGGCTGACCGCACCGGACATCGCCCGGCAAGTCACCGGTCTCGTCTCCAAGTTGGACGGCCTCCCCCACTCTCGGCTTCGCCCGAGCGGGGGGACCCCCACCGACCAGCCCCACGCCACGGTGGAGTCCGTCCGCGACTGA
- a CDS encoding sugar ABC transporter permease, which yields MSIDKTSVTPDDHVVENPEAAAGADVAVDPRLLVRERGFAGYLDEFKRKLRAGDLGSLPVVIGLIVICVIFQSLNSAFLSAENLNNIAVAMVATGMMSVGIIFVLLLGEIDLSVGSVSGVAGAITAVLSVTHGVNEWLAVVIALASGAAIGAIHGFFFARIGAPAFAVTLAGLLFWLGFMLQILGENGTINLDGEGVVGQLTTYYFSDVAAAYGLAVVAVAFFFVTSFLDSRRREAAGIPARPLIDIVVRTVVLGVVAFAAAVMFNQYKGLPLALLLFLLVLVITDFVLRRTTYGRKIFALGGSVEASRRAGINVTVVRVSVFAIAGFFAAVGGLFWSSKIAAANQSAGAGDLLMNVIAAAVIGGTSLFGGRGRTWNALLGVMVITSIQYGLALEGIATPVQYMITGGVLLATVVIDSVTRKTQKTAGRA from the coding sequence GTGAGCATCGACAAGACCTCCGTCACTCCCGACGACCACGTCGTCGAGAACCCCGAGGCCGCCGCGGGCGCCGACGTCGCCGTCGACCCCCGGCTGCTGGTACGTGAGCGCGGCTTCGCCGGCTACCTGGACGAGTTCAAGCGCAAGCTGCGCGCCGGAGACCTGGGTTCCCTCCCGGTCGTCATCGGTCTGATCGTCATCTGCGTCATCTTCCAGAGCCTCAACTCGGCCTTCCTCTCGGCCGAGAACCTCAACAACATCGCCGTCGCGATGGTGGCCACCGGCATGATGTCGGTGGGCATCATCTTCGTGCTGCTGCTCGGTGAGATCGACCTGTCGGTCGGCTCGGTCAGCGGTGTGGCGGGCGCCATCACCGCCGTGCTCAGCGTCACGCACGGCGTGAACGAGTGGCTGGCCGTGGTCATCGCGCTGGCCAGCGGCGCGGCCATCGGCGCGATCCACGGCTTCTTCTTCGCCCGGATCGGCGCGCCCGCGTTCGCGGTCACCCTGGCCGGCCTGCTGTTCTGGCTCGGCTTCATGCTCCAGATCCTGGGCGAGAACGGCACCATCAACCTCGACGGCGAGGGTGTGGTCGGCCAGCTGACCACGTACTACTTCTCCGACGTCGCGGCCGCCTACGGGCTCGCGGTGGTGGCGGTGGCGTTCTTCTTCGTCACCTCGTTCCTGGACAGCCGTCGTCGCGAGGCGGCGGGCATCCCGGCCCGGCCGCTCATCGACATCGTGGTGCGCACAGTGGTGCTCGGGGTCGTGGCCTTCGCCGCAGCGGTCATGTTCAACCAGTACAAGGGCCTGCCCCTGGCGCTGCTGCTGTTCCTCCTGGTCCTGGTGATCACGGACTTCGTGCTGCGCCGCACCACCTACGGCCGCAAGATCTTCGCGCTCGGCGGTAGCGTCGAGGCGTCCCGTCGTGCCGGTATCAACGTCACGGTGGTACGGGTCTCGGTCTTCGCCATCGCGGGCTTCTTCGCCGCGGTGGGCGGTCTGTTCTGGTCCTCGAAGATCGCCGCGGCCAACCAGAGCGCCGGCGCGGGCGACCTCCTGATGAACGTCATCGCGGCGGCCGTCATCGGCGGCACCAGCCTCTTCGGCGGACGCGGCCGTACCTGGAACGCGCTCCTCGGCGTCATGGTCATCACGTCGATCCAGTACGGGCTCGCCCTCGAAGGCATCGCCACACCGGTCCAGTACATGATCACCGGTGGAGTGCTGCTCGCCACGGTCGTCATCGACTCCGTCACCCGCAAGACCCAGAAGACCGCGGGCCGCGCATAA
- a CDS encoding ATP-binding cassette domain-containing protein, with protein sequence MIHVSATPVLALRGVSKRFGAVQALTDVELEVHGGEVVALVGDNGAGKSTLVKTIAGVHPIDEGVIEWDGRTVQINKPHDAQNLGIATVYQDLALCDNIDVVGNLYLGRELQKRGVLDEVEMERRSRELLQTLSIRIPSVRIPIASLSGGQRQTVAIARSMLGAPKLVILDEPTAALGVEQTAQVLDLVERLRERGHAVLLISHNMADVKAVADKVAVLRLGRNNGVFEVKTTSQEEIISAITGATDNAVTRRAARGNGEAQK encoded by the coding sequence ATGATTCACGTGTCCGCTACGCCTGTCCTGGCGTTGCGCGGGGTCTCGAAGCGGTTCGGTGCCGTTCAGGCGCTCACCGACGTTGAACTCGAGGTCCACGGCGGCGAGGTGGTCGCCCTGGTCGGCGACAACGGCGCCGGAAAGTCCACGCTGGTGAAGACGATCGCCGGCGTGCACCCCATCGATGAGGGCGTCATCGAATGGGACGGCAGGACCGTCCAGATCAACAAGCCGCACGACGCCCAGAACCTGGGCATCGCGACCGTCTACCAGGACCTCGCGCTGTGCGACAACATCGATGTCGTCGGGAACCTCTATCTGGGTCGTGAGCTGCAGAAGCGCGGCGTCCTGGACGAGGTCGAGATGGAGCGCCGCTCCCGCGAACTGCTCCAGACGCTGTCGATCCGTATCCCCAGCGTGCGCATCCCGATCGCCTCGCTCTCCGGCGGTCAGCGCCAGACGGTGGCCATCGCCCGCTCCATGCTCGGCGCGCCCAAGCTGGTCATCCTGGACGAGCCCACCGCGGCGCTGGGTGTCGAGCAGACCGCCCAGGTCCTGGACCTGGTCGAGCGGCTGCGTGAGCGCGGCCACGCGGTCCTGCTCATCAGTCACAACATGGCCGACGTCAAGGCCGTCGCCGACAAGGTGGCCGTGCTCCGGCTCGGCCGCAACAACGGCGTCTTCGAGGTCAAGACCACCTCGCAGGAAGAGATCATCTCCGCCATCACCGGTGCCACGGACAACGCCGTGACCCGTCGTGCGGCGCGCGGCAATGGGGAGGCTCAGAAGTGA
- a CDS encoding substrate-binding domain-containing protein, with protein sequence MRRAAIAVAAGAMAVSLAACGSADEAGDSDSTKSAAKGDAIKVGLLLPENQTARYEKFDKPLIEKKVKELTNNKGEIVYANAKQDATTQSQQVDTMITNKVDVLIVDAVDSKAIANGVKKAKDAGIPVVAYDRLAEGPIDAYTSFDNEEVGRVQGKALLTALGSKATPSAKIVMMNGAVTDPNAALFKKGALSELQGKVDIAKSYDTKEWKPENANANMEGAISAIGKKNIVGVYSANDGMAGGIITALKAAGVTPLPPVTGQDAELAGVQRIVSGEQYMSVYKPYPQEADVAAEMAVALAKGEKLDSIAKDSVDSPTTKGVPSVLVPVVSLTKDNINDTVIKDGIYTLDEICTAKFKAACDKIGLK encoded by the coding sequence ATGCGTCGCGCCGCCATTGCCGTTGCCGCGGGTGCGATGGCCGTCTCGCTGGCTGCCTGTGGCAGTGCCGACGAGGCCGGCGACAGTGACAGCACGAAGTCCGCGGCCAAGGGTGACGCCATCAAGGTCGGCCTCCTCCTTCCGGAGAACCAGACCGCACGGTACGAGAAGTTCGACAAGCCCCTGATCGAGAAGAAGGTCAAGGAGCTCACGAACAACAAGGGCGAGATCGTCTACGCCAACGCCAAGCAGGACGCCACCACGCAGTCCCAGCAGGTCGACACGATGATCACCAACAAGGTGGACGTGCTGATCGTGGACGCGGTGGACTCCAAGGCCATCGCCAACGGCGTGAAGAAGGCCAAGGACGCCGGCATCCCGGTCGTCGCGTACGACCGCCTGGCCGAGGGCCCGATCGACGCGTACACCTCCTTCGACAACGAAGAGGTCGGCCGCGTTCAGGGCAAGGCACTCCTGACGGCCCTGGGTTCCAAGGCCACGCCCTCCGCGAAGATCGTCATGATGAACGGCGCGGTCACCGACCCGAACGCCGCCCTCTTCAAGAAGGGCGCGCTGTCCGAGCTCCAGGGCAAGGTCGACATCGCGAAGTCGTACGACACGAAGGAGTGGAAGCCGGAGAACGCCAACGCCAACATGGAAGGCGCGATCTCCGCGATCGGCAAGAAGAACATCGTCGGCGTCTACTCCGCCAACGACGGCATGGCGGGCGGCATCATCACCGCCCTGAAGGCCGCGGGCGTCACCCCGCTGCCGCCGGTCACCGGACAGGACGCCGAGCTCGCCGGTGTGCAGCGCATCGTCTCGGGCGAGCAGTACATGAGCGTCTACAAGCCCTACCCGCAGGAGGCGGACGTCGCCGCGGAGATGGCCGTCGCCCTCGCCAAGGGCGAGAAGCTCGACTCCATCGCCAAGGACTCGGTCGACAGCCCGACCACCAAGGGCGTCCCGTCGGTGCTCGTCCCCGTCGTGTCGCTGACCAAGGACAACATCAACGACACCGTCATCAAGGACGGCATCTACACGCTCGACGAGATCTGCACGGCGAAGTTCAAGGCCGCCTGCGACAAGATCGGTCTCAAGTAG